Proteins encoded in a region of the Geobacillus genomosp. 3 genome:
- a CDS encoding MogA/MoaB family molybdenum cofactor biosynthesis protein translates to MSTSEHKQEAPKTVRCKVITVSDTRTEETDRSGRLMIELLTESGHEVAGYEIVKDEADAIRAAVLDGCRRLDVDVVLTNGGTGIAKRDVTIETVGALLEKELVGFGELFRFLSYTEDIGPAAMLSRAVAGVAMDTAVFCTPGSTGAVRLAMTKLILPELGHVVREIRKDRAPR, encoded by the coding sequence ATGAGCACAAGCGAACATAAACAAGAAGCCCCCAAAACCGTCCGCTGCAAAGTCATCACCGTCAGCGACACAAGAACCGAGGAAACCGACCGGAGCGGCCGGCTGATGATCGAGCTGCTCACGGAATCCGGACATGAGGTCGCCGGCTATGAAATCGTGAAAGATGAAGCGGACGCCATTCGCGCGGCGGTGCTCGACGGCTGCCGCCGCCTTGACGTCGACGTCGTGCTCACGAACGGCGGCACCGGCATCGCCAAGCGCGACGTCACGATCGAAACGGTCGGCGCGCTGCTCGAGAAAGAGCTCGTCGGCTTTGGCGAGCTGTTCCGTTTCTTAAGCTATACGGAAGACATCGGCCCAGCCGCCATGCTGTCGCGCGCCGTCGCCGGCGTGGCGATGGACACCGCCGTCTTTTGCACCCCCGGCTCGACCGGCGCCGTGCGCCTCGCGATGACGAAGCTTATTTTGCCTGAGCTTGGGCATGTCGTGCGGGAGATTCGGAAGGATAGGGCGCCGCGTTGA